ACCTTCCGGGAAAGTACTGCTCCAGATGGGTGGCCTCGGCAATGCCAAGACAGTTCTGGAAGCTCTGGACGATATTATTAAGGAGTCTCAGTGGGCCAAATTCTTCGAGGGGTTCATCTTTCCTTATGGATTTTATGGGTCTGAGGAGTACCGCAACTGGCTAGGGGCGCTTGGTTTCAAGATTGTGAGGGTTGAGCTGTTGCCGAAGGACATGGTGCATGAAGGTAAGGGGCAGTTCGCGGCGTGGCTCCGCACCACGTGGCTGCCCTACACCCAGAGAGTTCCAGAGACCCTCAGAGAAGAATTTATTGCCGCAGTGGTGGAGCAGTATGCAGGGAAATACTCTGTGGGCAATGACGGCCACATCCATATCAGGATGGTGAGGCTGGAAGTCGAGGCGGAGAAGGGTACAGCGTGACGCATGGGGCAGCGATGGAACCCTGAACCCTCGGATAGCGATGCTTTGTTGTCCCGAAAAGGCTATAATAGACCGTCAAGGTGCAGAGCCTCGGAGTCTTGGATTGTCTGTTATCCTGGTTGAGAGATAATCAGGTCCTGGCGCGAGGAGAACGATATGCCACAAGGTTATGAAATAAACGATCTGGCCAAGGAGGAATCCTGGCGCATGTTCCGGATCATAGGGGAGATGGTGGAGGGATTTGATACACTTTCAGGTGTAGAGCCAGCGGTGACTATATGGGGTTCAGCGAGGCTCAAGTCGGATGATGAGCTGTATGCACAGACAGAAGACATTGCTCGTAGGCTGGGAGAGCTGGGCTTCTCAATTATCACTGGGGGCGGGCCGGGTGTGATGGAGGCGGCCAACAAGGGTGCTCACCAAGCAGGGGTGACATCGGTCGGGCTGAATATCGTCTTGCCAGAAGAACAGGCCTGTAATAGGTATTCCACCAAAACAATAACGTTCCATCATTTCTTTATCCGTAAGGTCATGCTGGTGAAGTATGCCATTGCCTTTGTTATCATGCCTGGCGGATTGGGCACGCTTGACGAGCTGACTGAGGTGTTGACCCTGATGCAGACCCATAAGATAAGACCCATGCCGGTTATTCTATTCAATGGCGAATACTGGAAGGGATTCCTGGACTGGCTGCGCCAGACTGTTCTGGCGAGGAACTTTATCACCGAAGGAGACTTCAACTTGTTGAGGGTCTGTGATCGTCCTGAGGATGTAGTTGAGACCGTCCAGAGGTGGTACATAAAGCAAGAGGTTGTCGGCAGGAAGGCCATTTTTGTGAGATAACCGGGGCACCGTGCCCTGCTCCTAAGATGAGAAAAGTCGCTATTTGTACTGACAGCACCTGTTGCTTACCAGCAGGGCTGGTGGAGAAGCATTCTATTCGAGTAGTACCGCTATTCATAGTCTCCGGCGGCAAGACATATCGTGATGGAGTTGATATCAGCCCTGGCGAGGTGTACAAGATCATGCGGAAGGGGGATGATCTCCCCACTACCTCAACCCCATCGCCAGGTGACTTCCTGGATGCCTACAAAGAGCTAAGCCAGGCAGCAGAATCGGTGGTTTGTATCACCCTCACTGGACTGCAAAGCGAGCTGTTTGAGACAGCAATGGTAGCCAGGAAGATGGCCGAGGAGGGAATACCCAACACAGCCATCGAAGTCATTGACAGTCGTGCTGTATCCGGCGCACTGGGGTTCATTGTTCTTGAGGCCGCTCGCGCTGCCGATCGGGGAGCCGACCTTAGCCAGGTATGCAATATTGCCCGCGGAATGATGAAGAGGGTCAACTTCCTTGCAATGGTGGACACGCTCACCTTCCTAGCCAGGACCGGCCGCATTGGCAGGGCCACAGCCTGGGCCGGGACACTGTTGAATGTGAAGCCTGTTCTCGAGCATTCTACCTCTGTAGGAGAAACAGCGCCCTTTGCCAGGCCGAGGAGCAAGTCCAAGGCTGTCGAGTTGATGCTGCACACAATGACAGGGCGGGTGGGTGCTGCCACAGTGCACGTCATGGTGCACCACGCTGACGAACTGGAAGACGGAGAGAAGCTGAAGGCCGAGATTGGCCAGAAGTTCAAATGCGCCGAAATTTATCTCACCGAGTTCACACCAGGCATGGGCGTTCACGCTGGCCCCGGGGTTCTGGCTATCTCCTTCTACACTGACCAAAGCCCCGATGTAAATCAGCGAGATCGCCAGCAGTAGACGGGGTCGAGATCATATTCCGCGGGATTGATTAAGCCTAACGTTTCTCCTTTGCTTCTGCGGTGCTCTTAACCTGTCAGGGGGGAATTGGAACCACAAACAATTTACTGCAGTGAGAGTGATGCCATGAAAGGGATAGACTTGTGGCGCAGGCAGGAATCAACAGAAACAGGACAGGGGCAAACCTACCCTGTCGCCTTTGATCCCCGCTCGGAGCCAAGCCGAAACAGAGAGCCGAACCCAGGCCAAATCCTGGGTAGAGTCCTGTTTATGCCCGATATTGAGGTCCCACCCCTTTCCTCTTTTTGGTGAGCGGGCCCTTGGTATTGCACACGCACTCCACCCCGCCCTTGTCCATCTCAGCAATACACCTGTTGCAGTGATCGCAGTCTGAAACCAGTGCCTGCCCCTTCTGCCACTTGTTGACAATGTCCGGGTCCTTGATTATGGCCCGGCCTATCTCCACGAAGTCGAAGCCTGCGGTCATGGCCGTCTGCAGGTCTTCCACAGAGCAGACGCCTCCAATCAGCACTACCGGGATCTTCACTGCCTTGCGTATCTTCAGGGCATCCTGCATGAGGAACAGATCGTTGTATTCATATTGCTGGACCATAAAGCGTCCGAAGAGGAGCAAGCCTATCTTCTTTGTCCAGCTCTTCTGAACAGCGACCATCTCCATGGTGGGCACGTTGCCCCGCAGCATCATCAACGGGGTCTTGGCGGTGAAGCCGCAACTGGGGACCAGAGCGCTGGCTCCCTCAGACTCGAAGCGCTTGGCTATCACTACGGCATCTTCGACCTCCAGGCCACCCTTGATCCCATCGGTGAGGTTCATCTTGACCATAATCGGGAAGCCTGGCCCAACAGCCTCTCTAACACGCCTTACCACCGAAGCAGGGAAGCGCAGGCGGTTCTCCAGGGATCCGCCATAGGTATCCCTTCTCTGATTGGTGTACGGGGAGAGGAACTGACTCAGCAGGTAACCATGTCCGGAATGGATTTCGATAGCATTGAACCCTGCCTCTTTGGCCAGGATGGCTGCCTGAGCGAAGTTCTCCCTCACTGCTTTGATATCATCCTCGTTCATTACCCGTGGAAAGCTGAGACGGAAGAGGTTGAACTTACGGGAGGGGCCCACCGGCTGGTAGCCAGTGTCGGCCTTGCTGGCGAAGTAACCGCAATGTCCCAACTGAATGGAGACAGCAGCCCCCTCTTTGTGTACCGCATCAGTCAACCTTTTCAGATCGGGCAGGATTTCCTTCCGCATCCACATCTCATGCCCGAAGGCACGGCCCTCCTGGGCTACGGAGCAATAAGCCACCGTGGTCATAGCAGCACCGCCTTTGGCCACTGCCCGGTGATGCTCTATCAGCTTATCGGAGCAGCTACCCTCCTGACACATACCTTCAAAGCAGCCGGCTCTGATAATACGGTTACGCAACTGGAGATCACCGATCTTCCCTGGAGTAAAAGCTTTACGCGATTCCACTGCAGCTTGTGCCATGCTCTACATCCTTCTTTCCGATCCAGTCAAACCTCTGGACCCACAGAATAGCCCTGTACTTCTTTCAAAGATCGGCATCATTATAACTTAACCACCAGTGGCCAGCAATGGCCCCAGAATCTAAAGCCAAGAAATTTCATCATGAGACTGGCCCCGGTGTACAATGATGGCAACCTTGGAAACAACTTTGCTATGTCTCTATAGATCGTGGCTCCAGTTGCCATTACTGGAGCTGTTCTTGTAGGCTGTGATTCTATGGGTGAGCGGATAACTGACTCCTTTTTCTATCACACCTCGGTTGCCATTGCCGGAGCTTCCATCCCATATAATATCGGGCATGCCTTTGTTGATTGCCTGCTCGCCTCCGGCTTCAAGGGCAAGATATATCCACTCAATCCCAATGGCGGCGAGATCCTGGGTCTGAAGGTCTATCGCAGCATCAAGGATATTCCTGGGAAGGTGGACTATGTTATCTCCTGCATACCCGCGCGCTTCACGCCTCAATTGGTCCAAGAGAGCGCGGAAAAGGGGGCTAAGATAGTATCTTTCTTTACTGCGGGCTACTCTGAAAGCGGCAGGCAAGAAGGGGAGGAGCTGGAAGAGGAACTGCTGCGGGTGGCCAGTGCCAGCGGTGTTCGTCTCCTTGGTCCCAACTGTCTCGGTCTTTACTGTCCCAAGATAGGCCTCTCCTTTGCCTCCGATTTTCCAAAAGAGAGCGGGAATGTAGGTTTTATAAGCCAGAGCGGGGGCAATGCCATCTATTTGATTCGGGCCGCCGGCCAGAGAGGTGTCCGCTTCAGCAGGGCTATTTCCTATGGAAACGCCTCTGATGTTGATGAGTGTGATCTGCTGGAATACCTTGCTGCAGATGACGAAACCAGGTTGGTTGCTGCCTATATTGAGGGGGTCAAAGATGGCCGCCGGTTCCACAGAATTCTGAAGAAGCTGGCAGCTATGAAGCCGGTGGTGATCCTCAAGGGTGGCTATACCAAAGCAGGGGCGGTGGCAGCGGCCTCCCATACCGGCTCTCTGGCGGGGTCTGACGAGACCTGGGAGTCCCTCTTAGAGCAGACCGGAGCGGTTCGGGTTTACAACCTGGATGAGATGGCTGATATGCTGGTGACTTTCTCATACATGGGTGTGCCTCGGGGAAGGAGCATGGCCGTATGCGGCAGCAACGGCGGGTTTACCGTGCTGACTGCTGATGAGTATATTAGTGCCGGCTTTGATTTACCCCGGCTGACATCGAGTGAGCAACAGAAGATCGCCCACCAGGTGAGCAAGTTCTCCAGTACTGATGCCGGTATGATCCTTAGAAACCCGTTTGATATTACCAACGTGGGATCAGGCGAGGGCCAGTACGCTATCATGCGGAGTCTGGCTATCAACGCTCGTTTTAGTGTTCTGGTGGCGCAGGTCAGTATCAGCAATTCCGGGTGGCCCCATGCGGGCTCCCCTTTCAAGTTCTGGCCTGATATGTTTCTCTGTGCCTTTTTCAGGGTTCATCGCGAGGTGAAGAAACCTGTGGCTGTGATAATCCACGGCGTTATCACGGAAGTGGATTGTGCAAGGTCAGTCGAGTTACAACGGAGATGCATTGAGGCAGGGCTGCCTGTTTACGACTCGATACCACGGGCGGCCAGGGCGATGGACCGCTTCCTGCGTTATCACGAAAAGCAGCCGGGGTAACCCTCTCAATTATCGGCGATAATCTCCTTAATCTCAGGCATGTCCTCCTTTAATTCCTCTTCCAGTATGGCCAATGCCGCCTCTTTGGGCGGGCCCCCGTGGCACCCTGGCGCAAAAATCTGTACCCTGACCACACCGTCCTTGACACTCAGCAGGGTCACTTCAGTACTTGCAAAGGCTGGTTTCAGTCTGTCGATGACCTTCTGCACCTTTTCGCGCATCTACCCCCTCCTTCTAGCCGACGTTCCTGCTCTCCATGGAGCTACACAGGTCAAGCAGGTTAAACAATTCTACATCTCCGCTGTCACTGTGCAAAGCTGGCCTTATATGGGCCCACTCTCTCTGCTCCCCTCATGCCATTCCGTGTCTCTGTGATATTGCAGGCATAGACCATCAAAACCCCGTCTGTTATAATGTCGCCCATAACACAAACAGACCGACAACGGATGTTAAGCGTGATCATGTTGGGACATGGGTGTAACGGGATAGCAACAGGGAGCAACCTGCTGACAGAGGAGATGAGGAATGAGTGATGTAGAAAAGCTATTTGAGGGTTTGAGGAGCCGGCGTTGGGAGGCACGCAAAGCGGCAGCACAGGCCATGGCCAAGATTGGCGCACCTGCCGTGACCTGGCTCACCAGTGCGCTGGCCGATGAGAATCCAGATGTACGCCTGATAGCAGCCAAGGCCCTGGGCTGGATGAAGAGTACCGAGGCCGTTGCGCCACTTATCAAGGCGCTTGCCGACGAGGATTCCGGTGTCCGTAAGACTGCGGCCGAGTCTCTCGCGAGTATAAGTGATGCTGGCGCTGTGACCGCCCTTGTAAATATGCTGAAGGATGAGGACTGGAGTGCCCGCGAGGCTGCTGCTGAGGCTCTGGGCAGCATTGCAGATCGCAGCGCTATTACTCCCCTCATGGCTGTGCTGAGGGACATATACCTGGATGTGCGTGAGGCTGCTGTTGAAGCCCTCGTTCAGATGGGCAAGTCATCGGTATCTCACCTCATCAATGCGCTCAACGATGGATATCCGGATGTCCGCTGGTGTGCAGCCAGGGCTCTGGGCAAAATAAAGGATTCGCAGGCTGTTGTTCCCCTGATAAAGCTGGTTCG
This genomic window from Chloroflexota bacterium contains:
- a CDS encoding methyltransferase domain-containing protein, which codes for MYQWNAREYQTSSSNQKKWAMELLSKLDLEGNERVLDIGCGDGEITALIARRVPRGFVVGIDSSRDMIELAEKRCPSEHYPNLTFFLRDAGAMDFDEEFDAVFSNACLHWIIDHKSVLEGIKRCLKPSGKVLLQMGGLGNAKTVLEALDDIIKESQWAKFFEGFIFPYGFYGSEEYRNWLGALGFKIVRVELLPKDMVHEGKGQFAAWLRTTWLPYTQRVPETLREEFIAAVVEQYAGKYSVGNDGHIHIRMVRLEVEAEKGTA
- a CDS encoding TIGR00730 family Rossman fold protein, whose amino-acid sequence is MPQGYEINDLAKEESWRMFRIIGEMVEGFDTLSGVEPAVTIWGSARLKSDDELYAQTEDIARRLGELGFSIITGGGPGVMEAANKGAHQAGVTSVGLNIVLPEEQACNRYSTKTITFHHFFIRKVMLVKYAIAFVIMPGGLGTLDELTEVLTLMQTHKIRPMPVILFNGEYWKGFLDWLRQTVLARNFITEGDFNLLRVCDRPEDVVETVQRWYIKQEVVGRKAIFVR
- a CDS encoding DegV family protein, with product MRKVAICTDSTCCLPAGLVEKHSIRVVPLFIVSGGKTYRDGVDISPGEVYKIMRKGDDLPTTSTPSPGDFLDAYKELSQAAESVVCITLTGLQSELFETAMVARKMAEEGIPNTAIEVIDSRAVSGALGFIVLEAARAADRGADLSQVCNIARGMMKRVNFLAMVDTLTFLARTGRIGRATAWAGTLLNVKPVLEHSTSVGETAPFARPRSKSKAVELMLHTMTGRVGAATVHVMVHHADELEDGEKLKAEIGQKFKCAEIYLTEFTPGMGVHAGPGVLAISFYTDQSPDVNQRDRQQ
- a CDS encoding NADH:flavin oxidoreductase — encoded protein: MAQAAVESRKAFTPGKIGDLQLRNRIIRAGCFEGMCQEGSCSDKLIEHHRAVAKGGAAMTTVAYCSVAQEGRAFGHEMWMRKEILPDLKRLTDAVHKEGAAVSIQLGHCGYFASKADTGYQPVGPSRKFNLFRLSFPRVMNEDDIKAVRENFAQAAILAKEAGFNAIEIHSGHGYLLSQFLSPYTNQRRDTYGGSLENRLRFPASVVRRVREAVGPGFPIMVKMNLTDGIKGGLEVEDAVVIAKRFESEGASALVPSCGFTAKTPLMMLRGNVPTMEMVAVQKSWTKKIGLLLFGRFMVQQYEYNDLFLMQDALKIRKAVKIPVVLIGGVCSVEDLQTAMTAGFDFVEIGRAIIKDPDIVNKWQKGQALVSDCDHCNRCIAEMDKGGVECVCNTKGPLTKKRKGVGPQYRA
- a CDS encoding CoA-binding protein gives rise to the protein MGERITDSFFYHTSVAIAGASIPYNIGHAFVDCLLASGFKGKIYPLNPNGGEILGLKVYRSIKDIPGKVDYVISCIPARFTPQLVQESAEKGAKIVSFFTAGYSESGRQEGEELEEELLRVASASGVRLLGPNCLGLYCPKIGLSFASDFPKESGNVGFISQSGGNAIYLIRAAGQRGVRFSRAISYGNASDVDECDLLEYLAADDETRLVAAYIEGVKDGRRFHRILKKLAAMKPVVILKGGYTKAGAVAAASHTGSLAGSDETWESLLEQTGAVRVYNLDEMADMLVTFSYMGVPRGRSMAVCGSNGGFTVLTADEYISAGFDLPRLTSSEQQKIAHQVSKFSSTDAGMILRNPFDITNVGSGEGQYAIMRSLAINARFSVLVAQVSISNSGWPHAGSPFKFWPDMFLCAFFRVHREVKKPVAVIIHGVITEVDCARSVELQRRCIEAGLPVYDSIPRAARAMDRFLRYHEKQPG
- a CDS encoding NifU family protein; this translates as MREKVQKVIDRLKPAFASTEVTLLSVKDGVVRVQIFAPGCHGGPPKEAALAILEEELKEDMPEIKEIIADN
- a CDS encoding HEAT repeat domain-containing protein; translation: MSDVEKLFEGLRSRRWEARKAAAQAMAKIGAPAVTWLTSALADENPDVRLIAAKALGWMKSTEAVAPLIKALADEDSGVRKTAAESLASISDAGAVTALVNMLKDEDWSAREAAAEALGSIADRSAITPLMAVLRDIYLDVREAAVEALVQMGKSSVSHLINALNDGYPDVRWCAARALGKIKDSQAVVPLIKLVRDYDPGVRQAAIEALGKIGDSQAVASLIDALKDEVSSVRWAAVKSLDQIGDSRAIASLNDALKDKNSGVRFTAAKAIESILRRSPGLK